In Apium graveolens cultivar Ventura chromosome 10, ASM990537v1, whole genome shotgun sequence, the following are encoded in one genomic region:
- the LOC141692524 gene encoding beta-galactosidase-like isoform X2, whose translation MWNLLVVILSLWFCFSTASVSYDHKAIVLNGTRRILISGSIHYPRSTPEMWPDLIAKAKAGGLDVIQTYVFWNGHEREPGKFYFEGRYDLVKFIKIVQQAGLYVHLRIGPYACAEWNFGGFPVWLKFVPGISFRTDNGPFKDAMQNFTTKIVNMMKAERLYEAQGGPIIMSQIENEYGPMEYELGAPARTYTNWTARMAVGLDTGVPWIMCKQDDAPDPIINACNGFYCDYFSPNKDYKPKMWTENWTGWFTSFGGTVPYRPAEDVAFSVARFILKGGSFINYYMYHGGTNFGRTAGSLIATSYDYDAPLDEFGLLRQPKWGHLTHLHRVIKLCEPALVSGDPVRTPLGNNQEASVFNSTSGACAAFLVNYDKNSSAKAVFNSMHYDLPPWSISILPDCKNVVFNTAMVSAQSAQMNMTPVGRPLVWQSYNDEATSYEDKTFTAVGLLEQINTTRDVSDYLWYMTDVNIDSNEGFLSSGEFPVLKVASSGHALHVFINNQLSGTVYGSLENTKINFSNGVNLRAGVNKISLLSTVVGLPNIGPHFGAWNAGVLGPVTLDGLNEGIRDLTLQNWSYKVGLNGEALSLHSQGGNSTTEWAGGSLVAQDQPLTWYKTTFDAPDGDQPIALDMNTMGKGQIWINGRSIGRHWPKCLSNCGEASQKWYHIPRSWLKPRGNLLVIFEELGGIPFGISLMQRKLASVCADINEWQPTLMNLQMQHSGKVNQPFRPKAHLRCMPGQNIASIKFASFGTPGGTCGSFVQGSCHAQKSGDVFERNCIGKNACSVIVAPGMFGGDPCPKITKKLSVEVICS comes from the exons ATGTGGAACTTGTTGGTGGTGATACTGAGCTTATGGTTCTGTTTTAGTACAGCTTCTGTTTCATATGACCATAAAGCTATTGTTCTTAATGGCACTAGAAGAATTCTTATCTCAGGATCCATTCATTACCCGAGAAGCACTCCAGAGATGTGGCCAGATCTTATCGCAAAGGCGAAAGCAGGAGGCCTTGATGTGATCCAGACTTATGTTTTCTGGAACGGGCATGAGCGCGAACCTGGCAAATTTTATTTTGAGGGGAGGTATGATTTGGTAAAGTTTATAAAGATAGTGCAGCAAGCAGGTCTTTATGTTCATCTCAGGATTGGCCCTTATGCTTGCGCTGAGTGGAATTTTGGAGGCTTTCCTGTTTGGTTGAAGTTTGTTCCGGGGATCAGTTTCAGAACAGATAATGGCCCTTTTAAGGATGCAATGCAGAATTTTACTACAAAGATAGTGAATATGATGAAAGCAGAGAGGCTGTATGAGGCTCAAGGGGGTCCGATAATAATGTCTCAGATTGAGAATGAATATGGACCTATGGAATATGAACTTGGTGCTCCTGCTAGAACTTATACTAATTGGACAGCGCGGATGGCAGTTGGTCTGGATACAGGAGTACCGTGGATTATGTGCAAGCAAGACGATGCTCCTGATCCTATTATCAATGCCTGTAATGGTTTCTACTGTGACTACTTCTCTCCTAACAAGGATTATAAGCCAAAGATGTGGACTGAAAATTGGACCGGCTGGTTTACTAGTTTTGGAGGCACAGTTCCTTATCGTCCAGCTGAAGACGTGGCCTTTTCAGTTGCAAGGTTTATACTGAAGGGTGGATCCTTTATTAATTATTACATGTACCATGGAGGAACGAACTTTGGCAGGACTGCTGGGAGTCTAATTGCTACTAGTTATGACTATGATGCTCCTCTTGATGAATTTGGCTTACTAAGGCAACCTAAATGGGGTCACTTAACACATCTGCATAGAGTAATAAAGTTGTGTGAGCCAGCTTTAGTGTCTGGAGATCCCGTTAGAACACCACTGGGAAACAATCAGGAGGCCAGTGTCTTCAACTCAACATCAGGAGCTTGTGCTGCATTCCTTGTAAATTACGACAAAAACTCTTCTGCTAAAGCGGTTTTTAATAGTATGCATTACGACTTACCTCCTTGGTCTATCAGCATCCTCCCAGACTGCAAGAACGTTGTTTTTAACACAGCAATGGTAAGTGCACAAAGTGCACAAATGAATATGACTCCTGTTGGCAGGCCATTGGTTTGGCAGTCATACAACGATGAGGCAACATCTTACGAAGACAAAACATTTACAGCAGTTGGGTTGCTGGAACAAATAAATACCACTAGAGATGTTTCTGATTACTTGTGGTACATGACAGATGTCAACATTGACTCTAATGAAGGATTTTTGAGTAGTGGCGAGTTCCCTGTTTTAAAAGTCGCTTCTTCTGGGCATGCTTTGCATGTTTTCATCAACAATCAACTATCAGGGACTGTCTATGGAAGCCTAGAAAACACGAAAATAAATTTTAGCAATGGTGTAAATCTGAGAGCTGGGGTCAATAAGATCTCGTTGTTGAGCACTGTTGTTGGACTTCCTAACATTGGTCCACATTTCGGGGCATGGAATGCTGGAGTTTTAGGACCAGTTACACTCGATGGGCTGAATGAAGGCATAAGAGACTTAACATTGCAGAACTGGTCTTACAAGGTAGGTCTAAATGGAGAAGCCCTAAGTCTTCACTCACAAGGTGGAAATTCAACTACAGAGTGGGCTGGAGGCTCTTTGGTAGCTCAAGACCAACCGCTAACATGGTACAAGACGACATTTGATGCTCCAGATGGAGACCAACCAATTGCTTTAGATATGAACACGATGGGTAAAGGCCAAATTTGGATAAATGGTCGAAGCATTGGGCGTCACTGGCCT AAGTGCCTAAGTAATTGTGGCGAGGCTTCCCAAAAATGGTATCACATACCACGTTCTTGGTTGAAGCCAAGAGGAAATTTGTTAGTTATATTTGAAGAATTAGGAGGCATTCCATTTGGGATATCTTTAATGCAGAGAAAATTAGCTAGTGTATGTGCTGATATTAACGAGTGGCAACCAACCCTAATGAATTTGCAAATGCAGCACTCAGGTAAAGTTAATCAACCCTTTAGGCCAAAAGCCCACCTCAGGTGCATGCCTGGTCAGAACATCGCGTCGATTAAGTTTGCCAGTTTTGGAACACCCGGAGGTACTTGCGGAAGCTTTGTCCAGGGTAGCTGTCATGCACAGAAATCAGGAGATGTTTTTGAGAGGAATTGCATTGGTAAAAATGCTTGCTCAGTCATAGTAGCACCTGGGATGTTTGGAGGAGATCCATGTCCTAAAATTACGAAGAAACTTTCTGTGGAAGTGATCTGCAGCTAA
- the LOC141692524 gene encoding beta-galactosidase-like isoform X1: MGLKIVMWNLLVVILSLWFCFSTASVSYDHKAIVLNGTRRILISGSIHYPRSTPEMWPDLIAKAKAGGLDVIQTYVFWNGHEREPGKFYFEGRYDLVKFIKIVQQAGLYVHLRIGPYACAEWNFGGFPVWLKFVPGISFRTDNGPFKDAMQNFTTKIVNMMKAERLYEAQGGPIIMSQIENEYGPMEYELGAPARTYTNWTARMAVGLDTGVPWIMCKQDDAPDPIINACNGFYCDYFSPNKDYKPKMWTENWTGWFTSFGGTVPYRPAEDVAFSVARFILKGGSFINYYMYHGGTNFGRTAGSLIATSYDYDAPLDEFGLLRQPKWGHLTHLHRVIKLCEPALVSGDPVRTPLGNNQEASVFNSTSGACAAFLVNYDKNSSAKAVFNSMHYDLPPWSISILPDCKNVVFNTAMVSAQSAQMNMTPVGRPLVWQSYNDEATSYEDKTFTAVGLLEQINTTRDVSDYLWYMTDVNIDSNEGFLSSGEFPVLKVASSGHALHVFINNQLSGTVYGSLENTKINFSNGVNLRAGVNKISLLSTVVGLPNIGPHFGAWNAGVLGPVTLDGLNEGIRDLTLQNWSYKVGLNGEALSLHSQGGNSTTEWAGGSLVAQDQPLTWYKTTFDAPDGDQPIALDMNTMGKGQIWINGRSIGRHWPAHKASGTCGGCSYAGWYDEKKCLSNCGEASQKWYHIPRSWLKPRGNLLVIFEELGGIPFGISLMQRKLASVCADINEWQPTLMNLQMQHSGKVNQPFRPKAHLRCMPGQNIASIKFASFGTPGGTCGSFVQGSCHAQKSGDVFERNCIGKNACSVIVAPGMFGGDPCPKITKKLSVEVICS, translated from the coding sequence ATGGGATTGAAGATTGTAATGTGGAACTTGTTGGTGGTGATACTGAGCTTATGGTTCTGTTTTAGTACAGCTTCTGTTTCATATGACCATAAAGCTATTGTTCTTAATGGCACTAGAAGAATTCTTATCTCAGGATCCATTCATTACCCGAGAAGCACTCCAGAGATGTGGCCAGATCTTATCGCAAAGGCGAAAGCAGGAGGCCTTGATGTGATCCAGACTTATGTTTTCTGGAACGGGCATGAGCGCGAACCTGGCAAATTTTATTTTGAGGGGAGGTATGATTTGGTAAAGTTTATAAAGATAGTGCAGCAAGCAGGTCTTTATGTTCATCTCAGGATTGGCCCTTATGCTTGCGCTGAGTGGAATTTTGGAGGCTTTCCTGTTTGGTTGAAGTTTGTTCCGGGGATCAGTTTCAGAACAGATAATGGCCCTTTTAAGGATGCAATGCAGAATTTTACTACAAAGATAGTGAATATGATGAAAGCAGAGAGGCTGTATGAGGCTCAAGGGGGTCCGATAATAATGTCTCAGATTGAGAATGAATATGGACCTATGGAATATGAACTTGGTGCTCCTGCTAGAACTTATACTAATTGGACAGCGCGGATGGCAGTTGGTCTGGATACAGGAGTACCGTGGATTATGTGCAAGCAAGACGATGCTCCTGATCCTATTATCAATGCCTGTAATGGTTTCTACTGTGACTACTTCTCTCCTAACAAGGATTATAAGCCAAAGATGTGGACTGAAAATTGGACCGGCTGGTTTACTAGTTTTGGAGGCACAGTTCCTTATCGTCCAGCTGAAGACGTGGCCTTTTCAGTTGCAAGGTTTATACTGAAGGGTGGATCCTTTATTAATTATTACATGTACCATGGAGGAACGAACTTTGGCAGGACTGCTGGGAGTCTAATTGCTACTAGTTATGACTATGATGCTCCTCTTGATGAATTTGGCTTACTAAGGCAACCTAAATGGGGTCACTTAACACATCTGCATAGAGTAATAAAGTTGTGTGAGCCAGCTTTAGTGTCTGGAGATCCCGTTAGAACACCACTGGGAAACAATCAGGAGGCCAGTGTCTTCAACTCAACATCAGGAGCTTGTGCTGCATTCCTTGTAAATTACGACAAAAACTCTTCTGCTAAAGCGGTTTTTAATAGTATGCATTACGACTTACCTCCTTGGTCTATCAGCATCCTCCCAGACTGCAAGAACGTTGTTTTTAACACAGCAATGGTAAGTGCACAAAGTGCACAAATGAATATGACTCCTGTTGGCAGGCCATTGGTTTGGCAGTCATACAACGATGAGGCAACATCTTACGAAGACAAAACATTTACAGCAGTTGGGTTGCTGGAACAAATAAATACCACTAGAGATGTTTCTGATTACTTGTGGTACATGACAGATGTCAACATTGACTCTAATGAAGGATTTTTGAGTAGTGGCGAGTTCCCTGTTTTAAAAGTCGCTTCTTCTGGGCATGCTTTGCATGTTTTCATCAACAATCAACTATCAGGGACTGTCTATGGAAGCCTAGAAAACACGAAAATAAATTTTAGCAATGGTGTAAATCTGAGAGCTGGGGTCAATAAGATCTCGTTGTTGAGCACTGTTGTTGGACTTCCTAACATTGGTCCACATTTCGGGGCATGGAATGCTGGAGTTTTAGGACCAGTTACACTCGATGGGCTGAATGAAGGCATAAGAGACTTAACATTGCAGAACTGGTCTTACAAGGTAGGTCTAAATGGAGAAGCCCTAAGTCTTCACTCACAAGGTGGAAATTCAACTACAGAGTGGGCTGGAGGCTCTTTGGTAGCTCAAGACCAACCGCTAACATGGTACAAGACGACATTTGATGCTCCAGATGGAGACCAACCAATTGCTTTAGATATGAACACGATGGGTAAAGGCCAAATTTGGATAAATGGTCGAAGCATTGGGCGTCACTGGCCTGCACACAAAGCTTCTGGTACTTGCGGTGGTTGCAGCTATGCTGGTTGGTATGACGAGAAGAAGTGCCTAAGTAATTGTGGCGAGGCTTCCCAAAAATGGTATCACATACCACGTTCTTGGTTGAAGCCAAGAGGAAATTTGTTAGTTATATTTGAAGAATTAGGAGGCATTCCATTTGGGATATCTTTAATGCAGAGAAAATTAGCTAGTGTATGTGCTGATATTAACGAGTGGCAACCAACCCTAATGAATTTGCAAATGCAGCACTCAGGTAAAGTTAATCAACCCTTTAGGCCAAAAGCCCACCTCAGGTGCATGCCTGGTCAGAACATCGCGTCGATTAAGTTTGCCAGTTTTGGAACACCCGGAGGTACTTGCGGAAGCTTTGTCCAGGGTAGCTGTCATGCACAGAAATCAGGAGATGTTTTTGAGAGGAATTGCATTGGTAAAAATGCTTGCTCAGTCATAGTAGCACCTGGGATGTTTGGAGGAGATCCATGTCCTAAAATTACGAAGAAACTTTCTGTGGAAGTGATCTGCAGCTAA